CTGTACTAAAATTTGGCTTATTTCCCCCAAATATAAGGATTTTTTTGTTAGTGACCGTTTCAgtagtgacaattttttttaacttttgaacatAGCTTGAAGTTGCTAATCAGCACATGGTTAGCTTGCACAGTTCTGAACAGTGGTATAcatataaaaactacattttatggaATAACTcccaaaaaagtttgcttaattgcagaaaaaaggtGTTTCGTAGTGACGTTCCTTAAAGTTacacatttacctcaaaatgatgAGATCTACTCACACCTTGTAGCTATAAAAGAGGGGACACATGCAGGAATACTTCCTGATCATAAATTTATGGGTTTAGTTCAAATCAATCAATGAACTAAAACATACACTGTTTAGGTAGTGACATGAAAAATGCGGGAcacattgtattttaaaatagtttcataatttacaaataaaatattaaatatttttttgaacttaactttttaaaagaatcaaaaagatgcttttaaaaacaacaatggaaaaaaatacaaaaaaaaattcaatattttcatAAGTTAGGGGCTCGGGTTCGTGACAGCCACCCCCAATTGAAAGTACccaataaatgatgattttatgTATGTTAATCTTactaatatttgatatattatagTGGGTTTTAATAGATAATAGAAGGATCTTAGTAAACATCTAAGATTTGACtactttaatgctttttaaatgttttttttcatttctcactgctgtgtgtgtgcacttggatgggttaaatgcagagcaccaattccgagtaagGGTTACCAATAATTTCATGAGAATATAGGCTATCTTGAGTAGTGGAtggagtgtatatatataatatatatatatatatatatatatatatatatgtgcttatTCAAGAGTTTGCCACTCCATCCACTACTCAAGATAGCCTATATTctcatgaaaattaaaatcaacagCATTTTGCATTTGGTCATAATTACAGGGCCAGCACAACCTGATGGACTCACTCACCAGAAGCTAGAGATGACAGGATGTGAGCTCAGACATCTGAGGAGCTGCAGGTCCAAGCACAGACAGATCCTGAGCACACCTGCAGTCAGTCGTGCAGCTTATGTCCACTCGTCTTTCTGACTTCACAGTGAGTGATTGTGTGCATTTCTCCTCCCCCTCCACCAGTGGGACGTGTCTACACGGTCACGCATTATCTGTGACGTTACCTAGACTCAAAGCACGCGTCAGTGTGGAAGGAGGGTCAGTGTTTGACTGCGGAAACCCGTCCATCTGCTTCCTCCACGACCACAGGTGTTCAGACGTGCGCATGCGACTTTCCTGACGTAGTGCTCGTGTCTCTGGTGACACGTCACACATGTTTACATCAGACTGCAGGGGACTGAGCGCGTGCTGCCATCTATCGTTCAGCTGAGAGAATGCGGAGAACTCACACCGACGAGCAAACATACAATACTAAGAAAGGAAATTGTCCTTAAACAGTAGTATTTTATCTgttattaatcaattaaattaaattattgtatcttatattttgttttattttaattttagttgttttgttgggttttcctttttttctctttttgttagcaatttaaaaaatgttaatatagtttttattcatttttattttagttttagttatttaatatgCCAAGTTAAAGAAAATAGAAATGTGAAATATTGGCAGCtagcttttttttctattttattttgtttcagttaaatctactttatttcaaggaacatacgtttatttttttaatggtaagtggttgcaaacaatttatttttgctacatttaaataaaaaaaatgttgaaagttagtaaactaaatttgtttatttaaatgtagctaaagtaaatgaataattctttttttttttcagtgtatttttaggTCACTCAGAATTTCTATACTTCAATTAGTGGTATTTTATAGATCTGATGACTGTATTTAGATGTTGAAAATGGTAAACTAGACTGGTTGTATAAgcatacatttatattgtttttgtttgcacatgtatctctattctattctattctattctattcttattAAAATCCAACCTACTGTTTACATTCCACGAGACACAGAGGTGTAAATGGATGTTATGCAATTCCTCTGTCCTGTtacaaaacaatgtattttttcaaatggctttttattataaaacgCGTATTACAGTATCTATTTTTCCTATGGTCTTTTCTGAATCACTCTCAGATCTCAGCTCTTTTGAGCTCCCTGTCGTCGAAATCAGTTCTCTGACACACTTCTCATAGGACATTACAGTAACACAAAATGTTAAATagtcctgtttatttttttattttttagcgaATATTTTCATGTGGAAAGCTCTTATAATATGTGATCATATATGATTTGGCTGTTCTAGCGCTGTGCCTGCCCTGCAGCACCCAGAAGTGAACGGCAGGCGACCCGGAAGGTCTGAACTCCCTCTGAAGGCAAAGCCGAAAGAACATCAGAACCTTTCATTAAATATCATAAATCCTCCGTCGAAGTGTGCGCAAGGTATGTCTGTCGCGCTCTTTTCACCTTCACGAAagcatagaattttttttttacatttgcatgatGCGTTGAAGCGACGCTAGCAGTCATTCGAGTGAgcaaaaagttcaaataaaagaaaaaaaaaaatcaaaagcagaCGCATGTTGCAACAATGTTGCATCTGCACGCTCCTGCATAATTGCGTCGCGATAGAACTGTTAGATTTTCGCTGGAGAGGCGCGCGTCTGTTTCCATCTGCGTGATTTGGTAGCATCGCATGATTGTTGTAGGAAGTCTCTcggttttttttcctctcttttttttctcctccagcCGGGCTATTCAAACCTGCAGATCTAAGAAAACAATCATTCGTGCACTTAATGCAAATAACGTGGCGATTTACTCCTCGCTCTTTTCATCTGAATCCACGCGCTTTGTTTTTGTGGCTACATTTTTTGGGATCTGCAGAATATGGCGCCCTGTCCTTATAAAAATAAGACAGGCtgccatttttgttttccttttgtctgaattttttaataaaactgtctGAGAATGTGGGAGAGGCAGACACCGGGGAGCTGGACCTCCAGAAGCCACGAATCGCGTCCCTTATTGTCTTGAATTTGACGTTTGAGCAAAAGCGACGTGCTTTAATAGAGAATAATTTCAAGGATGCCGATAGAATAGAAGAAAAAGTTGAGTAAgtttcatctcagtttttatcAAAGCCTCTGAGACGTGACATTCTTCGCCAAAATGTTGATTTGATATTTACATGTCGTTTAAAGCTGCTGCGTGGTTTTTATTCGCGTTTTAAATGTTGTTAGGCAGCCTGTCACTCACAGACTTCACCTCAGCGTCGTTTAAATGTGAAGAAACTACGAAATATGTAGATTTGATTATAGAATGAAGCTTGCACTATTGTAGCGTGAAACTGTATTTGCTGTTGCATATGCTACATGTTTATTTTGGAACATTTACTGTGGTATTATCATGGTGTTCTTGGAAGTACTTTTCAGtgctatgaaaatattttaagtgaATTTCAGCGCTTTTAGTTAATGGCATTTCATAATAATTTGTGAACctggatcatttttttttttttattgagatttatacataatctgaaagctgaataaataagatttctgTTGATGGATGGTTTGTTAGGATTGAACAGcatttggccgagatgcaactatttgaaaatctggaatctgagggtgcaaaaaatctaaatattgaaaaaaatgcctttaaagttgtccaaatgaagtccttagcaatgcatattactaatcaaaagttttgatatatttacggtacaaaatttacaaaatatcttcatggaacatgatatttacttaatatcctaatgatttttggcataaaagacaaattgataattttgattggttttgtgttccagagtCATATTTGATATACTCTGCAGTGTTTATGTATAAGctattttgcatttgaaaatttTGTGTTTCCAGTCTTTTAAAAATCGCTTGTGAATTTCTCATTATGCTAGTCTATTTtgtcaccaaatcttggattcagtctttttgtcaactttttttttttttctttaattttagcacaggttttgtttCTTTGGAACTCGTAGGCCTCATTTATCTAAGCTTATGTACCTTCTTTTTGAATCAAAATAGCATCAtatcactcaaaaactgaggtgcaatAAAAAATCAGTTccataaagaaacacaaaaccagtggtaactgaattaaaacaaattgaattaaatatcGAATCCagtatttggtgataatatagcatgaCAAGATATTTATAAGCTATTCTTTTTTTAGACCCGTCATTTTTGACTGGGGTCACCACAACAACAAGGAAGAAAAAATCCctgaaaagtacaaaaatatatattttttttaaaaattggggAAGTTGTCAAAGTCAGTTAGGCTTTATTCAAATGTGATAACATTATCCAGCATTTACAAGGAAAAGAAGATCCTTTCTGGGTCAAAATGAGCAGAACGCAACAGGAAAGGATTCCTTGAAGTGGTTGTATTGAACAAACAGGACAATGACGTTCGTCTTTCCAcccttttaatttttaactttaccCATCTGGCCCTTTAGGAATGGTTCCATACGGTGTGATTACTTTAGGTGTATCGTTTTCTTGCATTATGTCCATGACACTGTGCTACGAATGTTTTGGCAGTGCTTATGGGTCTTGAGAGTGTTTGACTAAAGGGCCTTGCAGAGAAATTCATTTAGCGGCGGAGCCAGAAATAATAAAAGCGATATGTCCAAATATATGAGCCCAGACCCCGCTGAATATTTCCTCAATGATGCTGAAAGGGTGTCTATTTCACTTCCTGCTAAACCTGTGAGGTAGAGTTTTCACTTTTACATATGAATCTGccacatttactgtacatatgcatttgaaattttcaggttttaacatttaaatgatcttttttattttctctttacagTCAGCTTTGCTTTTAAATAGTGCTTTCTGATTGACCAGTGTAATTTAAAGACTTTTGCATCGTCacagcaaatgtatttttatgttgctATTTCAATGCCAGCAATGCAACAAGCGGTATTCAAAGTGTGTTGCTTTAGGAAGATGTAATTTGTTTGATTTTCCCAACAGGCGTCATGTTGAGTTTGGCAATATTGAGCAATCTGCTGTGGGTGTGTGAACTGTGTATGAACAAACAGCATGAGTTTGCTTgaaatgcttgttctgtgttgtaTCATATTCATATCACTGTGTTGTGAATAATCCTAATGTGCTGATGCATTTAAAGGCACAGTCTGCAATTAATAAGGGTATTAGTGCAAGACTTAAGCCAACAGCAAAAGCCTCTGAACAATGGCTGTCATTTCATATCATTATAATTAAGCTTTACTGTAACTCTGTACATAAAGCAGTACATGATCCCAGTGTTTGATTCCTTAAGAACACCTTAAATTAATCCTAAAATGTCTTAATATACTTATTCTGGCCATATTTCTAATGATTTACAAGTGcatgttgttttaaagaaaatggtCAAAACTGTGCTCAGCCTAGGATTGGTCAAATTAAAGCGACGTAACAAtgaatgaagataaaataaaGCATCGTTAATCAaccatgactgtgtgtgtttcagaatgGCAGAACCTCGATTTAATAATCCATACTTCTGGCCTCCTCCACCATCTATTCCTGGTCAGGTAAGGAAACAAACATGCATCAGCGGACAGACTTCATTAATCCTTGCTGTTTATCTAAAAAGTTTAGCATCAATAATTTACTTTAGTTCAGCACTAGGCTTAATCTTTATTGTTTACTAGTTGTTTTAAGTAGCAGATAACGGCGCCAGGATGCTTAAGTGTAGAGTTTTAAATGCATcttatcttttaaatgttctgtcAGATCTTTCTCTAGACCGTAAACacttttaaccctataaagcctgctGTATCGTATCAAATTTCTAAGGCCTGTAAATAATCAGCATACTGCCGAAAATCCGATTTTTCGGACTTGTCTCATAAGTCAGGCTTTACAGGATTAAACACGTGTTCTTCTCATCATGTCAGTAGTTCAGAACCAGGAGGATTTGAACCATCTGCTTGTTCTAATCTCACTTTCACCCTTTTTTCCCCAGTTGGATAACCTCGTGCTGATCAACAAGATCAAAGAACAGCTCATGGCGGAGAAAATCAGACCTCAACACCTGCCGCCCACTTCTGTCCCTTCCCAGCAGCCCTTGCTGGTGCCGCCCACGTCCACAGAAGGCGGGCAGCACAATATATCTAAGCTGCAGCACATGCCGGGCCTCCATGCTCACAGCACCACCCAGCCTGACATCGCCCTACACGCTCGACCTGCCTCCAGCACTGTCGCAGGTACATTCCCCGCTGCATAGCACAGATCTGCTCACTGAGACACATGCATACTGCTAACTGTGCACATAATGTGGGCAGGTCGTATTCTAGGTGACGTAAACTTGAATCTGGACGACAAAACGGCTATTAAAGCAAGAGGTTTGTGGGAAGACTGGCATTTGCGGCAAATCATAGACCAGCCATCCAGAGCGAATCATCTGTCAGGTACGCCAATGCAAAAATGTTCTTTCTTGCATTTAaagaacagttcaacctaaaaactaaattttctgaccctcaggccatccaagatgtaaaagagtttgtttcttcatcagatttggagaaatgtagcaatacatcacttgctcaccaaaggatcctctgcggtgaatgggtgccgtcagaatgagagtccatacagctgataaaaacatcacaataatccacaagtctACAGTCCAGCAATTAACGtcttgtgtttgtaataaacaaattcatcaaggcattttaacttctggacaaaatactagttgtctcatctgaatggggagagaaatatgcacaggttAAGTgaattgcttgtggattattgtgatgtttatatcagctgtttgagctctgattctgacggcacccattcactgcagaggatccactgtttCCAAAAATTCTCAAAATTGGTTtccataaagaaacaaactctacatcttgaatggcatgagggtgagtaaattatcagcagaTTTCCATTtgtaggtgaactgttccttaaaGTGAGGTTCCTTTTCAGGATTGTCGCTGACGTCTTCTCGAACTGCCAACCACAACACGTCAGAGAGCGTGACGCCGAGCACCCCGACCACTCCAACCACCAGCAGTCAGACGCGTCAGGGCGGCGCTCCTTCCCCAAACCTCATCTCAGGACTGTCTGGTGGGCCAGGGATGGACTTTATCAAAAACAGCGGAGGACTGGCAGGACTGCTGGGTCCTCCTCCAAAGAGCATAGGACGAGGTCGCAAAAAGATCAAAGCTGAAAACCCCTCTGGGCCGCTCTTAGTCGTTCCCTACCCAATCCTGGCCTCTGGAGCCGACCAGTCAACTGTCAGCATCACTGCCAAAGAGGGCAAAACCTACAGGTACAGCTTCAGAAGATAACaatttgtttaaagggatagttcccccaaatatgaaaattctgtcattaattaatcaccctcatgtcattccaaaccagtaaagTCCtaaacacactgcacgattttctcATGTTGTTTTCATGTGTCTCATCTCTCGGTGCAAACACAAATTGATTTTCCTTTCTCCAAAGTGTgttttcactttgttttatttagccCCAAACTTGCGGTGTGTCATTTAAATTGCTTTCATACCATTTGCAGACTTTACCGGCCACATAACCTATACTCTATGCCCTAGGTTTTCaggaaaaatgtgtgttttgtctttCAGATGTAAAGTGTGTCCGCTGACGTTCTTCTCCAAGTCGGACATGCAGATACACTCCAAGACCCACACGGAAGCAAAGCCACACAAGTGCCCTCACTGCACCAAGTCCTTCGCCAACGCGTCCTACCTGGCCCAACACCTGCGCATTCACCTGGGAGTGAAGCCGTATCACTGCTCCTACTGCGAGAACTCCTTCCGCC
This DNA window, taken from Cyprinus carpio isolate SPL01 chromosome B11, ASM1834038v1, whole genome shotgun sequence, encodes the following:
- the LOC109066322 gene encoding zinc finger protein 362-like, whose translation is MAEPRFNNPYFWPPPPSIPGQLDNLVLINKIKEQLMAEKIRPQHLPPTSVPSQQPLLVPPTSTEGGQHNISKLQHMPGLHAHSTTQPDIALHARPASSTVAGRILGDVNLNLDDKTAIKARGLWEDWHLRQIIDQPSRANHLSGLSLTSSRTANHNTSESVTPSTPTTPTTSSQTRQGGAPSPNLISGLSGGPGMDFIKNSGGLAGLLGPPPKSIGRGRKKIKAENPSGPLLVVPYPILASGADQSTVSITAKEGKTYRCKVCPLTFFSKSDMQIHSKTHTEAKPHKCPHCTKSFANASYLAQHLRIHLGVKPYHCSYCENSFRQLSHLQQHTRIHTGDRPYKCLQPGCEKSFTQLSNLQSHQRSHNKDKPYKCSNCYRAYSDSASLQIHLSAHAIKNAKAFCCSMCGRAYTSETYLMKHMSKHTVVEHLVSQHSPQRTESPSVPVRISLI